One Setaria viridis chromosome 7, Setaria_viridis_v4.0, whole genome shotgun sequence genomic region harbors:
- the LOC117864621 gene encoding ribonuclease TUDOR 2, translated as MAASGWLRGKVKAVPSGDTLVIMSIAKADTIPLEKSITLSCIIAPRLARRHGTDEPFAWESREFLRKLCIGQEIKFKIDYVLPGSSREFGTVYLGGDKNIAGLVVAQGFAKVKEQGHKGHVSPYVTDLLRLEEVAKDQGLGRWSKEHGAAEASVRILPSSTMGEAGPSDVKGFISEMKGKALEAIVEQVRDGSTIRVCLIPSFHFFQVYVAGVQAPSMGRRTSIPSAVAQTEVTNNVDVNGKASEEAQAPLLGTLQKAVASAVTYSEIPPDRFGKEAKHFTETKVLNREVRVILEGTDSFDNMFASVYYSDGNTAKDLALELVENGLAKYMEWSANMLGAETKRKLKNAELQAKKEQLRIWTGFQPPVTNTTPIHNQKFTGKVIEVVNGYCIVIADDMVLVGSPLAERRVNISSIRPPKLVDSSGESKTIEHFARAAKEFLRTRLIGKQVHVSMEYSRRINISNGHAADKTNIVDTRVLDYGSVFLPSQSGSPGNLFGANVAELLLSRGFADITRHRDYEERSHHYDALLAAYSRAEKAKKGYHAKKYYPATHMNDLTTVPAKKARDFFHLLQRNKRHSAVVEYIFSGHRFKLTIPNETSTITFSFSCVRCPGKNEPYSDDAIALMRRTILQHDVEIEIEAVDRTGTFLGSLWESKNNMAYVLLEAGLAKLSSFGLDRISDAQTLIRAEKSAQQKKLKVWENYNEAKVIPHGSLMGQNGKESFKIVVTEVIGGGKFYAHIVGDRRLDSIQQQLASMKFNDIPETLMVAKDFPDTLSNTLEVQDRPRHCPSNTSEVQAEPKNHVVPLPSRWSSLFKDKVDTLKDEVPLDTSKAEDLSSNGPSDAVPFNPTKGDVVLAQFTLDNSWNRAMIVSEHQGPMEREFLVFYIDYGNQEIVTYSRLRPAHANQSTSLIPPLAKLFRLAFIAVPNLKDNLGEQAARYLSMVLLDNGKEFKATIEERATVESKQEGQGTGEVLVVTLFDEDAESSINAAMLENGLAQIETHRLISRERRAAVKNLEEFQEHAKKERRGIWRLEGVGVPDKSAKDSNACDINDDEDLLAPARAQPPSRGFDLIDLIASKSTGTPKPSREHVMGDSLP; from the exons ATGGCAGCGTCGGGCTGGCTGAGGGGGAAGGTTAAGGCCGTGCCCTCCGGCGACACCCTGGTAATCATGTCGATCGCAAAGGCTGATACGATCCCACTGGAAAAGTCGATCACCTTGTCATGCATCATCGCTCCGAGGCTG GCACGGCGTCATGGAACGGACGAGCCGTTTGCCTGGGAAAGTAGAGAATTTCTGAGAAAGCTTTGCATTGGACAG GAAATTAAATTTAAGATCGACTATGTACTTCCTGGATCAAGCCGTGAATTTGGCACGGTCTATCTTGGTGGTGACAAAAATATCGCAGGCCTGGTAGTTGCCCAGGGGTTCGCCAAG GTAAAAGAACAAGGTCATAAGGGTCATGTGAGTCCATATGTCACTGATTTGCTAAGATTGGAGGAGGTTGCTAAAGACCAAGGTTTAGGTCGTTGGAGTAAG GAACATGGCGCTGCGGAGGCTTCAGTAAGAATTCTTCCATCATCGACCATGGGAGAAGCCGGCCCTTCTGATGTGAAGGGTTTTATTTCTGAGATGAAAGGGAAAGCTTTGGAGGCCATTGTTGAGCAAGTGCGTGATGGTAGCACTATCCGTGTCTGCTTGATCCCTAGCTTTCATTTTTTTCAGGTTTACGTTGCTGGTGTTCAG GCTCCATCCATGGGAAGACGAACATCTATTCCAAGTGCAGTTGCTCAAACAGAAGTAACTAACAATGTTGATGTGAACGGTAAAGCATCTGAAGAAGCTCAAGCACCACTACTGGGTACATTACAGAAGGCTGTAGCATCTGCAGTTACTTATTCTGAAATTCCACCAGATAGGTTTGGTAAGGAGGCCAAGCACTTCACTGAGACAAAAGTTCTAAATAGAGAA GTGCGGGTTATACTGGAGGGAACAGACAGTTTTGATAACATGTTTGCTTCAGTGTATTATTCTGATGGAAATACTGCCAAGGACTTGGCGCTTGAGCTTGTAGAAAAT GGGTTGGCAAAGTATATGGAATGGAGCGCAAACATGCTTGGAGCTGAAACCAAAAGAAAGCTTAAGAATGCCGAACTTCAGGCTAAGAAGGAACAGCTAAGGATATGGACGGGATTTCAGCCACCTGTTACAAATACAACACCAATACACAATCAGAAATTCACAGGAAAA GTCATAGAGGtggtgaatggttactgtataGTTATTGCTGATGATATGGTGCTTGTTGGAAGTCCTTTGGCAGAGCGCCGTGTAAATATTTCGAGCATCAGACCTCCTAAGTTGGTTGATTCTTCTGGAGAAAGCAAAACTATTGAACATTTTGCTCGTGCAGCTAAGGAATTCTTGCGTACACGGCTAATTGGCAAACAG GTTCATGTCTCAATGGAGTATTCTAGGAGAATCAATATTTCAAATGGACATGCTGCAGATAAAACCAACATAGTTGACACCAGAGTTTTGGATTATGGATCCGTTTTTCTACCCTCCCAGAGTGGTAGCCCCGGCAACCTATTTGGAGCCAATGTCGCTGAGCTCTTGCTTTCACGAGGATTTGCTGATATCACAAGACATCGAGACTATGAGGAGAGGTCACACCACTATGATGCACTATTGGCAGCATATTCGCGTGCTGAAAAAGCAAAGAAAGGATATCATGCTAAAAAGTATTATCCTGCGACTCATATGAATGATTTGACAACA GTTCCTGCAAAGAAGGCTAGAGATTTTTTCCACTTGTTACAACGAAACAAAAGGCATTCCGCTGTTGTTGAGTACATTTTTAGTGGGCATCGCTTCAAACTAACAATACCTAATGAGACAAGCACCATTACCTTTTCATTCTCCTGTGTTCGGTGCCCTGGTAAAAATGAGCCCTACTCGGATGATGCCATTGCTCTAATGAGGAGAACGATACTCCAACATGATGTTGAG ATTGAGATTGAAGCTGTGGATAGGACCGGGACATTCTTAGGTTCCTTATGGGAGTCCAAAAACAATATGGCTTATGTTCTTCTTGAAGCCGGCCTAGCCAAGCTTAGTTCATTTGGACTTGATAGAATCTCAGATGCTCAAACCCTCATAAGGGCAGAAAAATCCGCACAACAGAAGAAATTGAAg GTGTGGGAGAACTACAATGAAGCAAAAGTGATTCCCCATGGATCGTTGATGGGACAAAATGGAAAAGAATCTTTCAAG ATTGTCGTAACTGAAGTCATTGGTGGTGGAAAGTTCTATGCCCATATAGTTGGTGATCGTCGCTTGGACAGCATTCAACAACAGCTTGCTTCTATGAAATTTAATGATATACCAGAAACTTTGATGGTTGCTAAAGATTTCCCAGATACTTTATCAAATACCTTGGAAGTTCAAGATCGACCAAGGCATTGTCCATCGAACACATCAGAAGTTCAAGCTGAGCCAAAGAATCATGTGGTTCCTCTTCCTTCTAGGTGGTCTAGTTTGTTTAAAGACAAAGTAGATACTTTGAAAGATGAAGTTCCATTAGATACTTCGAAAGCTGAAGATTTGTCATCTAATGGTCCATCTGATGCTGTTCCATTTAATCCAACCAAGGGAGATGTGGTACTAGCCCAATTCACTCTCGACAATTCATGGAATAGAGCTATG ATTGTGAGTGAACATCAAGGACCCATGGAGAGGGAGTTTCTAGTATTTTATATAGACTATGGAAACCAAGAAATAGTTACTTACAGTCGCTTGAGACCTGCACATGCAAATCAATCTACTTCCTTGATTCCACCACTTGCGAAGTTATTCCGTCTTGCATTCATCGCAGTTCCTAACCTAAAAGATAACCTTGGTGAACAAGCTGCAAGGTATCTAAGCATGGTTTTGCTTGATAATGGGAAAGAGTTCAAAGCAACAATTGAAGAGCGTGCCACTGTGGAATCTAAGCAAGAAGGACAAGGTACTGGAGAAGTACTTGTTGTGACTTTGTTTGATGAGGATGCTGAGAGCAGCATCAATGCTGCAATGCTGGAG AATGGCTTGGCTCAAATCGAGACACATAGATTGATCTCACGGGAGCGTAGGGCTGCTGTGAAAAATCTAGAAGAGTTCCAGGAGCATGCAAAGAAGGAGCGTCGTGGCATTTGGCGTCTTGAGGGTGTGGGTGTGCCAGATAAATCTGCAAAAGACAGCAATGCATGTGACATCAATGATGATGAGGATCTGCTAGCGCCAGCTCGAGCTCAGCCTCCTAGCAGGGGCTTTGACCTCATCGATCTCATTGCTTCCAAGTCCACCGGAACTCCGAAACCTAGTAGGGAACACGTCATGGGCGATTCATTGCCTTAA